In Chloracidobacterium sp., one genomic interval encodes:
- a CDS encoding RNA polymerase sigma factor codes for MSDLELTQAAAKDDMAAFEEIYKRHHRRVYSICLRMLQNSSEAEDLTQDVFIQLYRKIGSFRGDSAFTTWLHRMTVNQVLMHFRKRTVKYEKVTEEGETPDQVVVGTVDPERMQIVDKIALEHAISQLPDGYKNVFLLHDVEGFEHEEVAKILGCSVGTSKSQLHKARLKLQRLLKKKANPRLVNSWS; via the coding sequence ATGTCCGACCTTGAACTTACGCAGGCAGCGGCCAAAGATGACATGGCCGCATTCGAAGAGATATACAAGCGGCACCACAGGCGAGTTTACTCGATCTGTTTGAGGATGCTGCAAAACTCGAGCGAGGCCGAAGACCTTACACAGGATGTCTTCATACAGCTATATCGCAAGATCGGCAGCTTTCGCGGCGACTCGGCATTCACAACGTGGCTCCACAGAATGACGGTCAATCAAGTGCTTATGCACTTTCGCAAACGGACGGTCAAGTACGAAAAAGTGACCGAAGAAGGCGAAACGCCCGATCAAGTGGTCGTCGGCACCGTCGATCCCGAAAGGATGCAGATCGTTGACAAGATCGCCCTCGAACACGCAATTTCGCAGCTTCCGGACGGCTACAAGAATGTGTTCCTGCTCCACGATGTCGAGGGCTTTGAACACGAAGAGGTCGCAAAGATCCTCGGCTGCTCGGTCGGCACGTCAAAATCGCAGCTTCATAAGGCGAGGCTCAAACTGCAGCGGCTCTTGAAGAAAAAGGCCAATCCGCGTCTCGTCAACTCTTGGTCTTGA
- a CDS encoding aminotransferase class V-fold PLP-dependent enzyme translates to MNESIRSLFPAANKFVYLNSAAVSPVPVTAIDAVVSQLNDVAANGTLSFSAWTATKDRARALLASMMGIRAEQVAFVRNTSDGFSTIANGLNWSSDDNIVSFSGEFPANFYPWRRLRETYGAKLRLVDESDGRVDIDGMIDAIDKNTRVVTISAVQFASGFRADLERIGRAARAVDALFCVDTIQALGARGFELEAELVDAACGASQKWLCAPEGCGYIYLSDRARERVQPTLTGWISVDDPWNFNDREQPLRSTALAWESGTGPAALFYGLEQSLKLLTETGLDVIEKHLEALTDHLCGRLAATDYELVSSRRDGERSAIVCIRSTKGLHPNEIAAKLESEGIIISPRNDRVRISPHFYNNIEDIDRLVEALP, encoded by the coding sequence ATGAATGAGTCAATAAGATCCCTGTTTCCTGCGGCAAATAAATTTGTTTACCTGAACAGCGCCGCCGTCTCACCGGTGCCTGTTACGGCGATCGATGCGGTCGTCTCGCAGCTCAATGACGTTGCAGCGAACGGTACGCTGAGCTTTTCCGCTTGGACGGCCACAAAGGACCGTGCACGGGCATTGCTGGCATCTATGATGGGCATACGTGCGGAGCAAGTTGCCTTTGTACGCAACACTTCGGACGGCTTCTCGACAATAGCGAATGGCTTGAATTGGTCGTCAGACGACAACATCGTCAGTTTTTCGGGCGAATTTCCCGCCAACTTCTACCCATGGCGGCGGCTTCGTGAAACGTACGGCGCCAAGCTGCGGCTTGTTGACGAGAGCGACGGCCGCGTGGATATCGACGGAATGATCGATGCCATTGATAAGAATACCCGCGTCGTTACGATCTCTGCGGTGCAGTTCGCATCCGGCTTTCGTGCCGACCTCGAACGCATCGGCCGCGCCGCCCGTGCCGTTGATGCTCTTTTCTGTGTAGATACTATACAGGCATTGGGAGCGCGGGGCTTTGAGCTTGAGGCCGAGCTTGTCGATGCAGCGTGCGGTGCGAGCCAAAAGTGGCTTTGCGCCCCCGAAGGCTGCGGCTACATCTATCTTTCCGATCGAGCACGCGAACGCGTTCAGCCGACGCTGACGGGCTGGATCAGCGTTGACGATCCTTGGAATTTCAATGACCGCGAACAGCCGCTAAGATCGACCGCGCTTGCGTGGGAGAGCGGTACAGGGCCTGCCGCATTGTTCTACGGGCTTGAGCAAAGCCTCAAGCTCCTTACCGAAACGGGCCTCGATGTGATCGAAAAGCACCTCGAAGCTCTGACAGATCACCTTTGCGGCCGGCTTGCAGCCACCGATTACGAGCTTGTCAGCTCGAGGCGCGACGGCGAACGCTCGGCTATCGTCTGCATCCGCAGCACCAAGGGCCTGCACCCGAACGAGATCGCCGCGAAACTCGAAAGCGAAGGCATCATCATCTCTCCGCGGAATGACCGCGTAAGGATATCGCCCCATTTCTATAACAATATCGAGGATATTGACCGGCTGGTCGAGGCACTGCCGTAG
- the lepB gene encoding signal peptidase I yields MFDFKSKNKFEFGPIAADDDRDIKVSDLKKQSRKGLLGEGLMLLRDVLLIIVVFILFGVFLVQPVVVEGTSMLPQLHDGERLLVNKLVYYRIQSISWGHIERGDIVVFWYPNDPDKSFVKRVIGLPGEIVEVRSGKVLINGIELHETYLDTEHNRSLPSWPAVKVADHHYFVMGDNRDNSLDSRYWGLVPEKYIYGKAFFRYWKPSGIGFIEQGEYDTIIPKPLPTVEPNDDPAGSR; encoded by the coding sequence ATGTTCGATTTTAAGAGCAAAAACAAATTTGAGTTCGGCCCGATCGCGGCAGATGATGACCGCGACATAAAAGTGTCCGACCTTAAGAAGCAATCGCGTAAGGGCCTGCTTGGCGAGGGCCTTATGCTTTTACGCGATGTCCTGCTCATTATTGTCGTTTTTATCCTCTTCGGCGTCTTTCTTGTCCAGCCGGTCGTTGTCGAAGGCACGTCGATGCTGCCGCAGCTTCACGACGGCGAACGTCTGCTGGTGAATAAGCTGGTTTATTACAGGATACAAAGCATCAGCTGGGGCCACATCGAACGCGGCGACATCGTGGTTTTCTGGTATCCCAATGATCCTGACAAGAGTTTTGTAAAACGTGTGATAGGCCTGCCCGGCGAGATCGTTGAGGTACGCTCGGGCAAGGTGCTGATCAACGGCATCGAGCTTCACGAGACATATCTCGACACGGAACATAATCGGTCGCTGCCGAGCTGGCCTGCCGTCAAGGTCGCCGATCATCATTATTTTGTGATGGGCGATAACCGCGACAACTCGCTCGACTCGCGATACTGGGGCCTCGTACCTGAAAAATATATTTACGGAAAGGCTTTCTTCCGCTACTGGAAGCCATCCGGCATCGGCTTTATCGAGCAGGGCGAATATGACACGATCATCCCCAAACCGCTGCCGACCGTCGAGCCTAATGACGACCCTGCTGGCAGCCGCTGA
- the carA gene encoding glutamine-hydrolyzing carbamoyl-phosphate synthase small subunit produces MSNAVLVLEDGRVFRGSSFGADGETLGEIVFNTSLSGYQEILTDPSYAGQIVCMTYPLIGNYGINDDDTESRRPWVEGFVVREASRIASNFRSTRTLQEYLKENGIVGIEHIDTRALVRHIRDKGAMRAGISTVANAEDLLENVLLAPTMDQRDLSASVTVRQEYSFGDDGGRFHVVAYDFGVKTNSLRKLAKFGCRITVVPAGTTAEAALALEPDGIFLSNGPGDPASMTAVIAEVKKLAASQKPMFGICLGHQLMGSAFGGRTYKLKFGHRGGNQPIKDLTTGKVEIASHNHGFAVEAESLPADVEVTHINLNDNTVAGLRHRTLPLFSVQYHPESAPGPHDSEYLFERFIELMDKRS; encoded by the coding sequence ATGAGCAACGCCGTTTTGGTACTGGAGGACGGGCGTGTGTTTCGCGGAAGCTCTTTCGGAGCGGATGGCGAGACACTCGGCGAGATCGTTTTCAACACGTCGCTGTCGGGCTATCAGGAGATACTTACTGACCCGAGTTACGCCGGGCAGATCGTCTGTATGACGTATCCGCTGATCGGCAACTACGGCATAAATGATGACGATACGGAATCGCGCAGGCCGTGGGTCGAGGGCTTCGTCGTGCGTGAGGCAAGCCGCATTGCATCGAATTTCAGATCGACTCGTACGCTTCAGGAATACCTTAAAGAGAACGGTATCGTCGGCATCGAGCATATCGACACTCGAGCACTCGTCCGTCACATTCGCGACAAAGGAGCTATGCGTGCGGGCATCTCAACGGTCGCGAATGCAGAGGATCTGCTTGAAAATGTACTGCTTGCCCCAACGATGGATCAACGCGATCTTTCGGCAAGCGTTACGGTCCGGCAAGAGTATTCATTCGGCGACGATGGCGGACGCTTTCACGTGGTCGCGTACGATTTCGGCGTTAAGACGAACAGCCTTCGAAAGTTAGCGAAATTCGGCTGCCGCATAACGGTCGTTCCCGCGGGCACTACCGCCGAAGCGGCCTTGGCACTGGAGCCGGACGGCATTTTCCTGTCGAACGGCCCCGGCGACCCCGCATCAATGACCGCTGTCATCGCCGAGGTAAAGAAGCTCGCCGCATCGCAAAAGCCGATGTTCGGGATCTGTCTCGGGCATCAGTTGATGGGATCGGCGTTCGGCGGCAGAACATATAAGCTGAAATTCGGACACCGCGGCGGCAACCAGCCGATAAAAGATCTTACGACCGGCAAGGTCGAGATCGCCTCGCACAACCACGGCTTTGCGGTCGAGGCCGAGAGCCTGCCCGCCGATGTCGAGGTTACGCATATCAACCTGAACGACAATACGGTCGCAGGGCTGCGGCACAGGACGCTGCCGCTTTTCAGCGTCCAATATCATCCTGAATCCGCTCCCGGCCCGCATGACAGCGAATATCTTTTTGAGCGTTTTATAGAACTGATGGACAAGAGGTCATAA